The Chryseobacterium wanjuense genome includes a window with the following:
- a CDS encoding NAD-dependent epimerase/dehydratase family protein, giving the protein MKILITGGAGFIGSKLSLELRKKGYEVTVLDNLSSQIHGENPEEDSPLYRSILGKVNFIHGDIINLEDWEKAIEGQEVIVHLAAETGTGQSMYEIEKYTEVNVSGTSKMLDLLVNKPHNVKKVVIASSRAVYGEGKYLHPELGLIYPKPRNVAEMRSGKFDIIYPDGQTLTALPTDEESKIHPTSIYGITKYTQEQMVMTACSSMGVAPVAVRFQNVYGEGQSLLNPYTGILSIFSSQILNGNNINVFEDGRESRDFIHVDDAVEATIKCIENDAANGEIFNVGTGVSTAVTTVAENLRKFYNIDFEINISGQFRLGDIRHNFADISKIKSRLNFQPKISFEEGMSKFTNWVLQQNIQDVKFKESLEEMKVKGLLK; this is encoded by the coding sequence ATGAAAATACTCATCACAGGAGGAGCCGGATTTATTGGAAGTAAGTTGTCGCTGGAACTTAGGAAAAAAGGATATGAAGTTACTGTTTTAGATAATCTTTCTTCTCAGATCCACGGGGAAAATCCTGAAGAAGATTCGCCGCTGTACAGGAGTATTTTAGGAAAGGTCAATTTCATTCACGGAGATATTATCAACCTTGAAGATTGGGAAAAAGCGATTGAAGGGCAAGAAGTGATTGTGCATCTGGCCGCAGAAACCGGAACCGGACAATCGATGTACGAGATTGAAAAATATACGGAAGTGAATGTTTCCGGAACGTCAAAAATGCTTGATCTTCTGGTAAATAAACCTCATAATGTGAAAAAAGTTGTCATTGCATCTTCCAGGGCAGTGTACGGCGAAGGAAAATATCTGCATCCGGAATTAGGGTTGATCTATCCGAAACCGAGAAATGTTGCAGAAATGAGAAGCGGGAAGTTTGATATTATTTATCCTGACGGACAAACGCTTACTGCACTTCCTACAGATGAAGAATCAAAAATACATCCAACATCCATCTACGGAATTACAAAATATACCCAGGAACAAATGGTGATGACCGCCTGTTCATCGATGGGAGTGGCGCCGGTCGCGGTAAGATTCCAGAATGTCTATGGAGAAGGTCAGTCTTTACTGAATCCATATACGGGAATTTTATCTATTTTTTCATCCCAGATTCTTAATGGAAATAATATTAATGTTTTTGAAGACGGGAGGGAGTCCCGAGATTTCATCCACGTTGACGATGCAGTGGAAGCAACGATAAAATGTATTGAAAATGATGCCGCAAACGGAGAAATTTTCAATGTTGGAACTGGAGTTTCAACGGCAGTGACGACCGTTGCAGAAAATCTCAGAAAATTTTATAATATCGATTTCGAAATCAATATTTCAGGCCAGTTCCGTTTGGGAGACATCAGGCACAATTTTGCAGATATCAGCAAGATTAAATCAAGATTAAACTTTCAGCCTAAAATATCTTTTGAAGAAGGAATGTCGAAGTTTACCAATTGGGTATTGCAGCAAAATATTCAGGATGTGAAGTTCAAAGAATCTCTGGAAGAGATGAAAGTAAAAGGACTTTTAAAATGA
- a CDS encoding glycosyltransferase family 2 protein, producing the protein MISVIVPMYNAEQSIVSALDSVKNQTFPLEKFEIIIVNDGSTDKSKAIVENYMKENPQLNIILLHQNNGGVSKGRNTGLKVAKGDYIALLDADDEWHTDKIEKQIQHFENDLQIDFLATARNNNKILFPYHVKNGLAEITFRKLLIRNEAQPSTVMFRKKVLENTGYFDDDQRYAEDVNYWMKVSLKNKMYILDESLVTVGKGKRTFGVSGLSANLPEMAKGFRKNLKEIYILKKISFLQYVTFRLFYKAKYLLLLFRTFYYNIRKTKN; encoded by the coding sequence ATGATTTCCGTAATTGTTCCCATGTATAATGCTGAGCAATCTATAGTTTCCGCTTTAGATTCTGTAAAAAATCAGACTTTTCCTCTGGAAAAATTTGAAATTATTATTGTGAACGATGGTTCTACAGATAAAAGCAAGGCAATTGTAGAAAATTATATGAAAGAAAATCCACAGTTGAATATTATTTTATTACATCAAAATAACGGCGGAGTTTCTAAGGGCAGAAATACAGGGCTAAAAGTTGCAAAAGGAGATTATATCGCTCTACTGGATGCGGATGACGAGTGGCATACCGATAAAATTGAAAAACAGATACAGCATTTTGAAAATGATCTGCAAATCGATTTTCTGGCAACGGCTAGAAATAACAATAAAATTCTTTTTCCTTATCATGTAAAAAATGGACTTGCAGAGATAACCTTCAGGAAGCTTCTAATAAGAAATGAAGCACAGCCTTCAACCGTAATGTTCAGGAAGAAAGTCCTTGAAAATACGGGATATTTTGATGATGATCAAAGATATGCTGAAGATGTTAACTATTGGATGAAGGTTTCATTAAAAAATAAAATGTATATCTTGGACGAAAGTTTGGTAACTGTAGGAAAGGGAAAAAGAACGTTCGGGGTTTCAGGATTATCTGCGAATCTTCCGGAAATGGCTAAAGGTTTTAGAAAGAACCTAAAGGAAATCTATATACTGAAAAAAATAAGTTTTCTTCAATATGTGACATTTAGGCTTTTTTACAAAGCAAAATATTTACTTTTGCTGTTCCGAACCTTTTATTATAATATAAGGAAAACAAAAAATTAA
- the recR gene encoding recombination mediator RecR, which produces MDYPSKVLAKAVDEISGLPGIGRKTALRLALHLLKQPNSRAVSLGNSVINLVNEIKYCKECHNFSDFDVCEICSNEKRNDELICVVEDVRDVIAIENTGKYSGKYLILGGKISPMEGVGPNQLNIPSIEKKLNGGRVKELIFALSATMEGDTTAYYIYKKFKNFNVNFSSIARGISVGDELEYADEISLGRSIMNRLPYNEGNS; this is translated from the coding sequence ATGGATTACCCAAGTAAAGTTTTGGCAAAAGCAGTGGATGAGATTTCGGGATTGCCCGGAATTGGCAGGAAAACGGCTTTACGTTTAGCCTTACATTTATTGAAACAACCCAATTCCAGAGCGGTAAGTCTTGGGAATTCCGTGATTAACCTTGTGAATGAAATAAAATACTGCAAAGAATGTCATAATTTTTCTGATTTTGATGTTTGCGAAATTTGCAGCAATGAAAAAAGAAATGATGAACTGATCTGCGTTGTAGAAGATGTTCGCGATGTTATTGCCATTGAAAATACAGGGAAATACAGCGGAAAATATTTGATCTTAGGCGGAAAAATTTCCCCGATGGAAGGCGTAGGACCGAATCAGCTCAACATTCCAAGCATTGAAAAAAAGCTGAACGGAGGCAGGGTAAAAGAATTAATCTTTGCGCTGAGTGCCACGATGGAAGGCGATACGACGGCTTATTATATCTACAAAAAGTTTAAAAACTTTAATGTCAATTTTTCAAGCATTGCAAGAGGAATCTCGGTGGGCGATGAGCTGGAATATGCCGATGAAATTTCTCTGGGAAGGTCGATTATGAACAGGTTGCCGTATAATGAAGGGAATTCTTAA
- a CDS encoding LURP-one-related/scramblase family protein, whose protein sequence is MVLNNLNYPLDFKFKITTLASDFNITDKNGNYVAYVRQKMFKLKEDVVIFNDESKSKELFRIRANKWIDFNASYSINEVATGKNFGRLARKGMRSLWKSTYNILDENDQQKFTITEDNAWTKFFDGLVSEIPIIGMFTGYFLNPAYTVRGIDGKEYFKLKKMPSFFGRRFQLDRMIDIDDEDESLVILSFLMMVLLERARG, encoded by the coding sequence ATGGTACTTAACAATTTAAATTATCCATTGGATTTTAAATTTAAGATCACAACATTAGCCAGTGATTTTAATATCACGGACAAAAACGGAAACTATGTAGCTTACGTTCGTCAGAAAATGTTTAAATTGAAAGAAGATGTAGTCATTTTCAATGACGAGAGCAAATCAAAAGAACTGTTCAGAATCAGAGCTAATAAATGGATCGATTTTAATGCTTCTTATTCCATCAATGAAGTGGCAACCGGAAAAAACTTCGGAAGGCTGGCCAGAAAAGGAATGCGCTCTCTTTGGAAATCTACCTACAATATTCTGGACGAAAATGATCAGCAGAAATTTACCATAACAGAAGATAATGCATGGACAAAATTCTTCGACGGACTGGTAAGCGAGATCCCGATTATCGGAATGTTTACGGGATATTTCCTTAACCCGGCTTATACCGTAAGAGGTATTGACGGAAAAGAATATTTTAAACTAAAAAAAATGCCTTCATTCTTCGGAAGAAGATTCCAGCTGGACAGAATGATTGATATTGATGATGAAGACGAAAGTTTAGTCATTCTTTCATTCTTAATGATGGTTCTTCTGGAAAGAGCAAGAGGATAA